The Lolium rigidum isolate FL_2022 unplaced genomic scaffold, APGP_CSIRO_Lrig_0.1 contig_28945_1, whole genome shotgun sequence nucleotide sequence ATAGCTGTTGTGCTTCTACAATTATTTAAGTGGCTTTGTTTGGTCAAGTATTGTTGGAGATATACGTTGGCGTTCTTGTTAATAGGTTTCGGTCTGAGTAAGGTACCCCATCAACCCAATGGCTTGTGGAAGTGTCCTTATATCTGTGAAAAATAGTAGTTGTGCTTATACAATTATTTAAGCGGCTTTGTTTGGTCAATTAGTGTTGGAGATATATGTTGGCGTTCTTGTTAATAGGTTTCGGTCTGAGTAGCGTACTACCCCATCATCGCAATCACTTGTGGAAGTGTCCTTATATGTGTGAGAAATAGCAGTTATGCTTGTGCAATTATTTAAGCGGCTTTATTTGGTCAACTAGTGTTGGAGATATACGTTGGCgttcttgttaataggtttggGTCTGAGTAAGGTACTACCCCAATTGCTTTGCATTAAATAAACCATGCAGGGAAATGCATCTCGTCTGCATGATTTATTATGGCAAAGCCATCACTATTGGGACATGGTGAATAAACCATGGATACTCCTAAAGTTTGACTTGGCTACCATTGTTACCTTCATGGGCGCTACTTGGGCTAGCTGGACTAGAAAGACCAGCCAAACAGCCCAAGTTGCCTCAGGGATAAAGCTATCTGGTCAGTAAAATGTTAGGGCAGAATATCATCTGAGCTTTACTTGCTGCCACTGCCACCACTTATCTCTGCCTCCGGCACCGCTACCACTTGACCTTGCTAGTATTTCTCCCTCATCTTGGTGTGGCAAGTCGTCTGAACAGCACATGCTAGTTGATCACTAGTCTCCACTGTCAACGTCTACTCGGCAAATCTGCTGACCTGCCAATCTAGTCGAGTCATAGGCTTCTGGTCATCACAATGTTAATTGATTGCTTGGCAACAAGCGGCATCTCAAATTGGGATGCTTCTTCAAAAGGATGCCTAGATCAATTCAAGTTTCTATCATTAATGCTAGAATTATAGATTAGCTGGCTGGGGAAGTATTAACTGCGCGTCATAGGTTCCATCAATGGAGTTAGAAACAAATTTGACATATGGTAGGTTGCGAATAGGCGGAACTACAGGAAGTTGGATAACTCATAAATAAGGTATTTTTGTTAATGGAAACCTGCTACATTATTGCTCTGGTATGAATCTGAGGAACAAGTGGAACATGGCATCAGGAAGTATGAATTGAATATGATATTGCCATGTTCCTGCATTAGTTTATATGTGATAGCTGTCATATGGGCAAAAGTACTTGACTAAACCAGTAAACCTTACTCTTTCAGAACCATGCATAATGGTGCAGATTCCCCACCAGCTGTAACTCGTAGAGCACTGCATTATAGATATACCAAAGTGTATGCTACTGTCATTACTCTATGAAAGCACACCGTAGAGCAGAACCCTAAGTATGAGCACATACAAACCATGATGGACGTGTTTGGTTCGCTCATTTTCCACTGGTACCTGATTACAACGGAATCTCATAACGTTAAAACGTGTTTGTTTCAGTTAGCCTGTAAACAGGTACCCTGTAATCAAATGCCCCCGTAGTGTAACGTTGATAACGGTCTCCCCCCAGCGGAATCGAATTGTTTACGAGCGGAAAGAAATCGCCGTTCCGCCGCCGAGTCCGACCTCCCACGCTCTGCCGAGTCCGGCTCCCAGTGCCGCCCGCTGAGTCTGACGCCGAGCACTCCTCCGCCAAGTAAGCCGCCGAGTCCGCCCAGCGTCCCTCCGCCGAGTCCGACGCCCGGCACCCTTCCGCCAAATCCGCCGCCGAGTCCGCCTTCCATTCCGCCTGAGCAGCGACGCCAGCGTTCTCCTCTATCCGGTCGACTCCCATAGCCTTGATGATGATTTGTTCTTGATTAGGTTTGCAGGTGGATCTTGGATTTCTTCCATTGTGGTATCAAATCCCTTTCTGTTTTTGAACCAAACAAAATCGGTAATTTTCAATTACACCGCTAATACCTCTGTTAACCCATTCTGTTGCCGGTCCCGTTTACATTCTCTGATCCAAACACGTCCGAGGTTCCACTGGAAATGGGAAATTGCTCTTATCATTTATCTTGATATGCCCTTTCTTAGCAAGTTATGGAAATATTTTACTTTCTTGTCATCATTATATAtctttcagcctttgatgaaaaaGAGCCCATGTTTAACTTAAATGGTTTTCCAGGGATCTTACATGCAACAACTGCAGGAGACCTGGCCACTTTGCTAGGGATTGTCCATCTGCTTCTACCTGCAATAACTGCAATCTTCCAGGGTAAGTGTTTATTCAGCACTCTCTTAATGTACTTGTACACTTGTCTCTCTTTTTTGTGAGGATCAACAGGCTTGTCCCTTCTGGCTATTTTTTTTGTGCTATATGTGAGCTCTGTTGGGAAAGAATAGCAACGTTGGAGCATAACTCTCCTTTAAATGTAACTTTTGACAGGCACTTTGCAGCAGAATGCACTTCCAAAACTGTTTGCTGGAACTGCAAGAAGTCTGGACACATTGCTACTGAATGCAAGAACGAGGCCTTGTGCCACACTTGCAGCAAGACAGGGCATCTGGCACGCGATTGCCCTGCCTCAGGGTCTAACGCCAAGCTATGCAACAACTGTTTCAAGCCAGGCCACATTGCTGTTGACTGCACCAATGACCGCGCCTGCAACAACTGTCGCCAGCCAGGCCACATAGCCCGGGAGTGCAATAATGACCCCGTCTGCAACCTCTGCAATGTCTCCGGACATCTCGCTCGCAGCTGTCCAAAGACGTCGACCCTGGCTTCAGAGATCCATGGTGGCCCTTTCCGTGACATCTCGTGCCGCATGTGTGGCCAGCCAGGGCACATCAGCCGCAACTGCATGGTGACCGTCATCTGTGACACCTGTGGCGGGAGGGGCCACATGGCCTATGAGTGCCCATCGGCCAGGGTGTTTGACCGTGGTGTCCGTCGGTTCTGATAACCGCTGTCTGGCATAGGTGTTACCATGGACTTGGATGGTTATGGTGCCTGAATTTCCTTCCTGTTTAGATAGCTCGGTCGACAATGCCGAAACCTTTTCGTGTGGTACATACTCTTGCTTCCTGGATGTTGTTCTGAAATGGTTTCTTGTAGCTATGTACTCTTCTGCTGAACTGGGCCGAACAAGTCGTTTATACAAATGCTGTGGTTAGACAAAGTCAGACCATATGCCAGTATCACTGTCTCAAGCTTATTTTGTAATTTTGTTGCCGTGCTATGCTGCCTGTGTTCCCCTGAATTGTTCCGCGTAGGGCTGCTAGATGCATATATACTGTTGCTGGTGGGTGGTAGTTTTGTTCTGGGGTTGTCGTAGCCTTGTAGGTACGAGCATAGAAGTTTGACTGCTGCTCTAGCAGGAAATCTTGAGACGGGGTAGATAAGTCAGATTAGATGAGGATGCGGATGGTTTGGAAGGGACGGGAaaatgaaatacaaatctacttgaTCCTTTTCATAATTTTTGTCATGCTTTTAGTTGTtcagtttaaatttaaactaaaaccatgataaagattgtggaacggagggagtacgtggTACACACGCCATTGTTTGCATAATGATTGGACCATTTGCACCTGCAGGGCTGTACTCACGGGCCCCAAGCGCAGCACTAAAATACTCTTTGGGTCGAAATGCTGAATTCTCTGCTTCATGTCCATGTCATGCGTCGTTGTATTGTAATCGTGGCAGTTATCTTACAGTTGCCATCATGTATATAGTCCTTATTATGGGTTAGTTGTTTGGCACGGTCAAAAAGGGCGCTGTGGTGTAGTTAGCGTATCTTTGGTTTGTGGCACAATATACAttaccattttttttttttttggcgaacCAAGAGCTCCTTatcagctctagtttattttttaGCCAAAGTTGGCAACCAATAAAGGTATGTTTGGTTATTATGGCAAAAATTCATCTTGCCAAAGTTTTGGTCACGTCCAAAAAGTTAGTCTTTGCTTGACTAGCGGCCAATATTGTGACACCTTAATACCCTTTTGTCTGCACTAGATTATTTTTCTTGCCAATTTTGGCCAGCACAGGCTAGCAATAACCTTATCAAAATATTAGTCTTTGGTTGGGCAAACTTAGGCTCAAACCAAACACAACCTCATAGACACACAAAACCTTGCCAAATATGAGCAGTACCAATGGTTGTGCCAACTCCAGTTTATCGTTTTAGCCAACATTAGCCAACTCTTGGTATgttttttttgtagtctaagttgGTCTTTGTTTGGTCGGTGGCCAATGTTTTGGTACGTTAGTGCCCATTTCTCTACTCCAGTTCAATTTTCTTGCTACTTTTAGCCAGCTCATGGGCAAGAAAAACCTTGATTGGGCAAATCTAGGCACAAATAACATGAACAAAACCTTGCCTAAAAGTTTGGCAAGCCAAATGTTTGGTGGGGGCTCAAACCAAACAAACCGTAAGTTATCTCACATTAGTCTATGCATTATCAAACAAAAGCATCGGAGAAAAGATATCTCAATATGCTAGATGGAAAGAGTGCATCTATGCTCCAG carries:
- the LOC124680829 gene encoding CCHC-type zinc finger nucleic acid binding protein-like; amino-acid sequence: MDQVMVSPSTSGNSGKSARSKSRSRSRSRSRSRSKSSSKSKSRSRSRSRSRSRSRSRSRSPRRDRLRSERAPRRSRSPLRRGRSPPRRGDRRGHRDLTCNNCRRPGHFARDCPSASTCNNCNLPGHFAAECTSKTVCWNCKKSGHIATECKNEALCHTCSKTGHLARDCPASGSNAKLCNNCFKPGHIAVDCTNDRACNNCRQPGHIARECNNDPVCNLCNVSGHLARSCPKTSTLASEIHGGPFRDISCRMCGQPGHISRNCMVTVICDTCGGRGHMAYECPSARVFDRGVRRF